The DNA sequence AGATTCTCACGATAAAATGGATGCATTAGATGGAGATAAAGATATTGTTTAAAACCATGCAACTGAGGGTATGGAAAAATTTATTTTATAGATGGAAAAGCATATCATGATGATCATAAAATTTGGAGGTAAGTGAAATGGTTGAAAAAGTGAAGACTGGAATACCTGGATTAGATGAAATCTTGAATGGAGGAATACCACGCAGAAACGTAGTCCTATTGGCAGGGGGACCTGGAACTGGGAAAACTATAATGGGACAACAATTCCTATACTATGGCTTAAAGAATAATGAGCCAGGAATATATGTGGCTTTAGAAGAACATCCAGTACAAGTTAGGATAAATATGCAACAATTCGGCTGGGATGTTAAGGATTATGAGGATGAGGGAAAGTTTGCAGTGATCGATGCATTCACAGCAGGAATAGGTGAAGCAGCCAAGAGGGAGAAATACGTTGTACCAAGCCCAGACGACTTCCCAACACTAACAGACCTAGTTAGACAAGCAATAAGAGATTTGAATGCAAAGAGGGTTGTAGTGGACAGTGTAACAACATTATACATAACAAAACCTGCAGTGGCAAGGAGCATAGTACTACAATTGAAGAAGGTGCTATCAGGCCTTGGAACAACATCAATATTAGTATCACAAGTAAGTGTAACTGAAAGGGGGTTTGGAGGTCCTGGAGTGGAACATGCAGCAGATGGAATAATAAGATTGGATTTAGATGAAGTACGTGGAAAACTGTATAGAAGCATAATTGTATGGAAGATGCGTGGAACAGCACACTCCATGCAGAGACACCCATTCGAAATAACGGATAAGGGGATAGTTATATATCCAGATAAAACATTAAGTGTAGATAGAGGTGTAAGTGCATGAGCATAACACTATCACCAATAGGAAGGGAAGATATAAAGAACCTTGAAACAGCACTACTAATAGAAACACTATTCAGAAAAGATGTATTAGAAGCATTGAAAGATCCATCACAAAGAATAACTTGGCTAACATCACTTGGAATAGCTGCAGGAGCCCTAGCAAGGGAAAAGGCTAAAATGACAACAAAACAAATAGCAGAAGAACTTGGAATAACAGAAGCCACAGTTAGAAGCCACCTAACAGGGAAAACAAAAGCCGGACAACTGGTAAGAGAAACCTACGAGAAATTCCTAAAGGAAGGAGTAACAATGAAATCAATAGAAATACTACTATCAAAAGACGAAATAACCAACAAAATAAGCGAACTAGAGAAGACAATTGAAGAAATGAAGAAGAAAATTGATGAATTGAAGAGTCTACTTAAATAAAATCCTCATTTTTCCCCTTCAATTTAAAGATAAATTATTTAGGATCAAATATTCTGCTCCAAGAACGATTCCACAATGAAGGCTTTACTTAAAACTTCATGATAATAACCCTCAACATAATTGTATGTGAAAGATTCAGAATCATTCAAAACTCTCCGGAAAATCAATTTAAATGAATGTGAATCATATGGACGTGTGAGATCTATGAGGAAACCGCCTAAATCATTTTCATACATAAACGTTTTAACCTTATTGCTGTAGGATAAACCAATGACAGGCTTACCCATCATAGAAGCCAAAATAAGTGGATGTAAACGCATGCTAATAACACAAATTGACTCTCTAAGCAAGTCTAAGAGCCTATTGAAGGGCATTGAACCATAAAAGGCCACATGAACCATACTCAAATTATTGACATTCTTCAAAACTTTAAGGGCAATATTCAAATCGGATTTTAAACCATGCTGAGCAATTAAGAAATACACCTTCACCCCCCTAACATCAATCAAATAGTTACAAAAATCAGATAAAACATTAACAAGATAATGTAAATCTAAATGTTCACCCATTAAAGGCATAACGTTACTTGAAATATCCTTCAAAACCAAAATTATATATGGATCCCCACCACCATTAAACTCAAAATTCTCAAAATTTGAACGAAACCTACTCAAATCATCGTAAATGAGGTAAGATAAATCCCTAAATACAAGAATGGGTTTGGAGACTGCTAAAGAATTGAGAAAGGCTCTTGAAACCAAATCCCTAACAGTAACTACATCTGAAACCTCCACAAGCAATCTAACGAGGAACTTATCGATTAGGGAGAAGGAATGGGGGAACTCCACACCCACAGACAACAACACAACTTTACAACCAGAAAGTTTGAAAAGCAAACTATAAAGGAATATGGAGAATATTGTGAAGCCGGGCTGAAGAATCCCACCACCACCCAAAACTAAAACCTTACTACTAAACAAAACTTTAAGGAAACCTAGTGGATCCCTCAAACTAACAGCTTCAACACCATAACGTAAACGAATAAATTGTAGATTAGCATTCAATTGACTGGAAACAACAACGATCCTAGACTTATTAATAAACCTACTTAAACGTTTAACAATAGCATACAATATAACATCATCACCCAAATTCCCAGCACCATAATACCCAAAAACAGCAATATTCCGCTTAAATCTCAGCACAAAACCCCAAACGATAATAAAAACAGAGGATATATGTAAGGAATCACGTGAAAAAAAGGTGGAAAAAGCATTTCAAATATTAGGAAAAGAATTTCAGCATAAGGAATAGTCAAGATAAACTCAATAAAACTTTACCCACAAAATAAACCATAATCTTATTTGAAAACCATTTTAATAGTGTCCAACCCTATTTTTGTCGCAAATACCATGAGCATTAATGCTATTATTAAGAGTAGTAGTGCATATGGCATCGACCCCAACAATTTAATTGCATTTCCACCACTGGCTAGTAATGCTAACCATGCATAATCCATCCATACATGACTCACATACATTACACTCAACCCTTTCACCCCATATTTTGCAGATTCCTCTATTAACGGATAGCCAACCGTAAGCCACCATGTTAAGAAGTATGCATTAAACCCTGTAAGTATCACCCCTATACCTACAGCTTCCAAAGGATTCAATACCGTCAAGTTTAATTCCGTAAAGGAGAATGCGCCACTTTGGAAAATATTTATGGAATCTTTAATTAGGAGATAGGAAAAGTATGCTAAGAAAAACGTAACTATAACATTGAGTACTAACTTAACCTTCATTTTCATTAAAAACTTCTTGAATTGATTGATGAGTTTATAAAGCATGGTTACATATGGAAGTTCCACTATCATATGTCCCAAAGCTATCAAGAGACCTCCAAATAACCCAATAGAAGCTCCAGTAACTATTGCTGAAGCTGATAATGGCCCAGGACTTAAAGCTCCACTAAGCGTTATGGCCAATGTCAAAGATACAAGCTTCCTCACATTCATCATGAGCACCTTAGACTATAATTTTAAAATTTAATAAAGATTGCGTAAAAAATTGTTGTAGCTTATTGCATATTACACAGTTTGTATTAATGAAGACCATCCACACACCTAAAGCTTTCAATCAAAGGCTATGGGGGAATAATACGAATTATGATATTTATTCACAAATTTCTTGATACTTCATATGTTACAATGTTTTCCCATGATCTCTATGAACTATTTCGCTTATGCAAACAATCAACTGAAAACTTCAAATGCTAATTTTAACTTCTTATTATTGTATGGTTACGACTTATAGGTTATTTGTAACTAGGGAGCTCTTCAAAGATGTTATTGAGAAGCTTTCAAGGTATTATGAGGTGGAAGTTTGGGATAAATATACACCGCCACCATATGAAACACTCATTGAAAAGGTTAAGGATGTAGATGCCATGGTATCACTATTAACGGATAGAATTGATTGCAACCTCATTAGCAAAGCTAAGAGGCTTAGGATAATAGCCCAATATGCTGTTGGATTTGACAATATTGATTTGGAATGCGCAACTAGAAATGGAATTTACGTAACAAACACACCAGGCGTTTTAACAGAATCCACAGCTGAACTCACATGGGCATTGATATTAGCCGTATCTAGGAGGATTGTTGAAGCAGACAACTTCGTTAGATGGGGGGAGTGGTGGAGGACTGGAACTGCATGGCACCCAAAAATGATGCTTGGAACGGAACTAATGGGGAAGACGTTGGGGATTATAGGGTTGGGTAGAATTGGAAGTAGGGTGGCTGAAATAGGGAAAGCATTCAAAATGAGAATCATATACTATGATGTTAATAGGAACTTTGAAATTGAAAAACAACTCTCAATAGAATATAAGAGTTTAGAGGAACTTTTAAGGGAAGCAGATATAGTGAGTATACATGTACCACTAACAAAGGAAACATACCACCTAATAAATGAGGAAAAATTGAGGTTGATGAAGAGGAATGCAATAATAATAAACACTGCAAGGGGGGCAGTAATAGACACTAAAGCATTGATCAAAGCTTTAAGTGAGAATTGGATTGCGGGGGTGGGGTTAGATGTATTTGAGGAAGAACCACTACCACCAAACCATCCATTAACAGCATTTAAAAATGCCGTAATAGTACCACATATTGGAAGCGCAACATATGAAGCTAGACATGCAATGGCAGAAATAGTTGCAGAAAATCTAATAGCATTCCATCAAGGAAGAGTACCACCAAACCTAGTAAATAAAGAGGTTGTAAACGTCAGGAAGCCAGGATTTCAATGACACAATTATGGTAAATTATTTATTCTAGCATAAATTTTTGCAGCCTCTATAACCTTCTCCACATCATCACCATATTTTTCTATGGTATCCTCCACCACACATAATGTTGGTATAACCTTATCCTCTGGATTTGGTATAAAGAATTTTTGACGCCCTTGCTCATGAACTCCAGTACTACCCCTACCTGGAGCTGGATGTGAAAGATGATAGGCTGTTCTGATATACTTATGGAAGAATTCTGAATAGTTTTTCGGGAAAGGTACATGGTAGAATGGAATTAGGGGGAATAATGCATCGTAATATGCTTCTCCGAAAATTAGGAAATTCCTGCCATACTTGCGTTTCAAATCAATTACCAATCTTCTTAATCCCTCATACATATCATACCTATGATCGTTAACATATAAGTGGGGTATATCTAGGAAAGCACCATCAACCATAAATTCATCAGTTATTTTACATATGGAATTGTAAAGGTGATCAAGAAACTTCCTATTGCCAAGATTCAATGGAATCCATATGTCATCCCTCTCCCTATCAGCATCCCAATCAACCCAATTTGGTGGAACTACACTTAAATCATATTTATCCCTAAAAATGGCATCCTCCAAATTGAGCATTCTAACCCATCTGAAACCTGCAGCCACAGCACCATACATTGGAACCACATGCATCCCAAGCTCATGTGCTATGTTCACGAGATTTCTAAACCCCTCAACACCACCTAGATCCGGGTCTGGATCGTAAATTGGGTAATCATAGTAATATCTACCATTAAATCCAGGTAGAAAGACTAAAACCCTATAGCCTTCAATACGCTTGGAAATCCACTCCAAAACTTTAATCATGTCATTGAATGTGTTGAATATGTATCCAGTCCAATGCTTACCATGCATATTAACCACTAGGGAAACTCTCCTCATCCAATATGGAACATCATCCCTATCTTCCCAAGATTTAAGACCCCACTCCTCCTCCATAAAATTCATTCTGACAGTTAGAGGCTCCCACGGATCCTTACAGAATCCAACCCTAAAAGTGGGAACATTTATGCTATTTGAAAACATAGTGGCCTTTTCCTCATGATACAATTCTATCACAGTATCACCATTGAAGTCACTGCGAATAGCAAACCTCTTAGGTCTTAGCTCCTCATCCATGCTCAGAGAATAGAAGTATTTATCTGAATCCCTGACATGAACGACCATTAATGGTGTAGGTAAACTACGATTATAACTAGTCCAAATCCTAGGATAATTCAATATTACACCCTGCTCTGGATTATAATTCTCAAATGTGAAGGAACCTGTCATGTATCTATCAACATTTAAACCCTTAATTAGAATACCAACACCCTTAATCTTCCACTCTTCAAATTTCAAATCACGATCACTAACTTGGAGGGTTGATTCAAAGAGGGCTTTACATGAGATTTCAACATGATCATCAGGAAATCTACGTAATATGGCTTCAAATAAGCCTGGAACCTTCCTCCTACCACCAGCATAAAAGAATCTATTAGCCGCTAATCTTAGGAAGCTACTATCAGAAGCCACTTTAGCTTTATCAAAATCCACGCCATAAATGTTATCAAGAGTGAAAATTCTAAAAGCAAAAAGATAACCATTAAATTTATGATATTTATCACCAAAATCGAAACTCAAATCCATCATAATCAACACCTAAAAATTAAAGTTAAAAAAATGGGAAATATTTGAGGTTACGCTTTCTTCTTCCTCAAATCATAGTATATCATAGCACATATTATGGCCACAAACACTGGAATCATATAGTACGCTGGATATGATAATAGGTATTGCATTCTACCAATAAATAGAGTCATCCTACTTAAGACAGTCCCACCAAAAGCTCCACCAAAAGTAAACATTAACACATATCTGCCAGCCTTAGCAATGTAACTCATAGGTCTCCTAAGAACACTTATATCGGTGAAGAAGAAGTAGAGGAAGGCGCATATGAATCCAAGGACTATAATCAAATTGTCAATTACGGTGAAGGGTCCACCATACAATGAAATTACACTGGCTTTAATCTGCCTAACGATCTGAGCTTCGATCAAAGCTCTAACGGAGACGCCAGTACCTACACCAACCATTACAGCCATAGAATATCTGCTAATCCAAGCCTGCTTAACCGTGAACCTAGTGAACAACATTATTCCAAGGATCATCGGTATAATAAACCAATAGTTTCCAGCAGAAACCCTGCTGACACCTTGATCCATAATGTTCTTTACAGCATAAGCAACACCATAACCAGCATATATTCCAACGAAGGTGTGTTCAGCAATCCTATACAATATGTTCTCCCTATACAGTAAGCTGTAAATCATTAATGTTAATGCCGCTGCAATTAAACCTGAAACTAGCGAAACAAATTCTGCGAATTCCATCATCTACTACCCCTCCTCCTAGTTAAATAATATTGAATATTCCCTACGACGACCAATATAGCGACGAAGAGATGTGAAAGTGAGAGAGCATCTGAAGAAGCTGAAGCTTCACCAGGACTTCTAATTAAGACTTCATATTCCGCAGCAGCCCTAACACCAGCCACCATGCCACACAGCTGCCCAGCACTTATGTATGGCATGTATCCGGGGGCAAGCATACCCCAAGTTACGATAGCTACTGGGACACCATATGGCGTGTAGAATTGTCTAATATAAGGCTCGCAGTAACCTGTGGCAATAACTAAGGCTAAATCCTTTGCACTCCTAACATTTTTCATCAATGGAATCTGATCAACTGGTGTACCATAAACATCCTTCGGCAATGCTTTATGCATATTTTCAGCTATAGCTGCCATAGCAGTTTCATATCCAGTCACATACCCAAAATCAACGTAATCAACACCATAAGTCTTCTTCTCCAAGTAGCTTGCTATAGCAGGCTTAATTTTAGTGGCAAATAGAGTTGGCCCTTCAGCTGTGTAAAGTGATATGAGGATTATCTTAACATTCTTACTCAATAGATGTTTTAGGACGGCAATATCTGCAGGGCCATGCTCAGGCCAGCTGGCTGCACCAACACCATACTCGAACAAGACAACACTACCAGGAGGCAAAGACTCTATCTTATTGTATAAGGCCACTACAGGGGCAGTTATTGGCAGTGGCAAACCTAACGGTCTAATAAGTGGGACTCCTACAACTATGAAGAGCAACAGATACATCCATCTTGGATCAAACTCCTTTGCCATAATTTCACCCCCCACCCCCAGCCCTAAGCCAAGCACTCTCCCTACCAGTGAAAGTTCTGATTGCAAGTGCTAAAGCACCTATAGCTGCACCAACCATTATAGCCCTCTGACCGGCAACTATTGGGACATTCATAGCCCACGAACCCAAAGTCACAATACCTGGATGCAAGTAGCCACCTATAGGTGCATTGTAAAGTATAACGATGATGCCAGCGATTAAGAATATTGTTGTTTCAAGATTCCTAGCTCTAAAAGCTCTATAGGATGCTGAGGTAATGTAGAATGCAAGTATGGAGTAAACTGTTGGATCCAATGCAGCAACAGTCGTTGAATACAGCCATCTGAAACTTGGATGAGCAGTTATTGGTGGGAGTAAACCGAGAATAGCCATGAGATACATTAGGAATATAGTCCATGCACTAAGAGCTCTTCTAACAACATCCTTCTCCCTCAAAACAACTCTACCATGCACAATGGTCAGGTTTATAACACCCATAAACATTGCAAATGCAGCGAGAATAATAATCCAAACCTGCAAATCAGAAACTGCGCTATGCAAAACTGGAATATCGAAGAAGTAGTCTGCAAAGGCCATTATGCCAAGTATGGCTGTTAGGAATAGTGGTATTTCACGTCTACGAGCCCAAGACACTTCACACCACCCCCCTATATGCTAAGTAAATCAGTAAACCATTTACCATAAGTCGCTCCAAGAGTAGCTAGAATAGCGCCAATAAATGCAAGTAACGCTAAAAACAGTCTACCGAAATCCTCACCAACAATAGTCCCTATCTGCTCAGGATCCTTAGAGAGATATGCACTTGCAGCAAAAATCTCTTCACCAATCAACGCATAATCACAAACAGCAACGAAGAATGGAATATTATGGTAGTTGGCTGTGCCACCAACCTGAACAGCCCCAGCCTTATAAGCATTCTCCAATATCATCAAAGTCTCAGCATAAAAACCACCAACCATAACTGTTCCAGCCACACGTTGCCTATTTATAATCCCCATAGCCGTAGTAGCCATAGGGAACTGACTGTAAACGAAACGAACCATTTCAGGCCTAAACTTGTCAGCCTTACCCTCAGCTTGAAAAGCCAATCTAACATTCTCCAAAGCCAATGGATACACATCTTGAACAGCCACAAGCATTATTGGTTCAACATCATACCTAGCAGCAAGGGAAGTAGCATAATTAACAACAGTTAAACCAGCAAGAGTCTGAGCGGTAATGCCTTCAATCCCTGGAACCATAAGCAAAGGTCTACCCATCTCAGCACATCTACCCACAACCTCTTCAATGGCATCAAGGGGAGCTATCTTACGCAACCTGAAAACAGGCTTCCTCTTCGCCAGCCACAACGTTGAAAGCATAAAGAAGCAAAGCACTAAGAATATAATGAATTGGGAAATTCTTCCTTGAATTAACAAGAGTCTCTCCCAAAAATTTTAAATCATCTTTTAATATATAAGCGTAACGATGAAAAATGAATAAAAATGATTTAAAAGCAAAATTAATTGAGTTAGATGAAAAAGTATTGAAAATATACATGGAAAAAATGAAAGAAATACTAGTACCATCAATGGAAGAAATAAACGCATTATTGAACGAAATAAAAAGCATAAGGGAGGAAGCATATAAACTCCGAGCAAACGTAAAGGAGGAGGATGTGGAAAACAGCGTATGGGTAAATCACATAATAGAGTTAATGGATTGCTGGGAAGTGGGAATAAAGGAGGGTATGAGGCAGCCAAGCAGATACCTTCGTGGAATAGGATTCAGAATATTCAAGGTGATTGAAGATGAAAAGAAGGGTTTGAAGGAGAAGAGTGAAGAGATAAAGAATATATCAACAAAGGTTGCTAAACTACTACCAGCAGTACATGAAATATGCTTGAAAGTGGATGACGATAGAGTTAAAAGAGCATTAAAATGCCTAGAAGGGTTAAAGAGAGATCTAGAAAAATACTCCAAGATACTTGAAGAAATGAAAGTTAAAATGGAAGAGGAAGAGAAGTGGAAAGGGGAAATCGTGAATGAACTTAAAAACATAGGGAATACAATCGAAGAATATATACCAAAAATTAGGGGGATAATTGGAACTAATAGAGAAGTAATTGAAGACATACCATACGAAGAATTGATGATGAAACACTATGGTATACCCATAAAATGGGTTATGGGATGGTATATTGAGGAATTGGAAAAGGCTAAATGGAAATTCAAAGAATTGGCAAGAAAGATAGATCCAAACAAAGAGCCATTACAAGTTTTAAGGGAGAGGATACACGTACCATACAACACCCCTGAAGAAATGTTTAAAGCAATGGAAGAATTCTTGGAAATTGCTAAGAAAAACGCAAAGGAGTACATAGAATTCCCAGATGAAGTAACATGCAAAGTAATTGGCTTAAAGGAGTTTGAGAAAGATGTATATCCAATGGGACATGCAGGAGGACCAGACCCCCTAGAGGGGGGATTGGAAAGTTATGTCGCATTAAACCAATACAATTACAAAGCATTCTCAAGAGGATGGTTAATGATGATGGCAATACATGAAGCATACTATGGACACAACATACACTCAATTAAAGTAGGGTTAGCCAACATACCAAAAACATTCAAGATAGGTAGTGGAATAGCAACACCAATATCAGAAGGACTTGCACATAGAGGTGAAGAACTGCTCCAACACATATATGGGGATGAAGCATTCCCACTACTGGTAGCATGGAGAAGAGTTCAAACAACATTAAGAATATACATAGACATAGGATTATTCCACACTAAAACCCTAACCCCAGAAGATGCAGTAAAACTATACATGGATGTAATGGGATTCGACGAACAAACCTCCAGGGGACTTGTGGAATGGCATCTGGAAAATAGAGGATACAATGTCTGCTACTTCACAGGATACAAAATGATAGAAGAACTGAGGAAACATACAAACATAAGTGAAAAGGAATTCAGCAATACACTATTCTCAGCAGGCTTCATATCAATAAACAATGCGAAAAGACTACTTAAGATAAAGGAGAAAATCCCATGGGAAGAATAGTGAAAAACAACCCAACTCTTTAACACTAAAGGCTATGTGAAGAGAACAAAAATTAAATTAAAATTTATTTTCTGGAAATAAAAGGGTTTGAATATAGTATAAGAGCTTGTTACGGGTGATGGGGGATGGAGGGAGTCCTCCTCTCCATGAGAAGAGGCGGAGGCGGCAGGCAATACCTTAGGCAAGCAATAATAAAGGTTGGTGATGATGCTGTGAAGATATTTAATAGGCTTGTGGGGAGGAAGGTTATCTGGGTTCACCCGAAGACGGGGGAGAAGTTTATTGGGAAGATAGTTAGATTGCATGGGAGGAATAGTGGATGTGTAATAGCATACTTTAGGAAGCAACCACCATTCCAAGCCCTAGGAACAAAAGTTCAAATCACATGAGTAAATGAGATTAAAGTTTGATGTTGAAAACTTTTAGTGCATTTAAACCTAAGATCAATTCCAACTCATTTTTATTAACCCCTGAAACTTTGACCTTCTCTATTTCAAAGGCTGGATGACCGAAAGGCATATCTGAACCATAGAGAACTCTATCTGCACCTATAGTTCTTGAAGCTTCCAATATCTTACTGTGCATTGGCATACCAGAAGTCTCCAACAGTATGTTTTCATGCTTCTTTGCAACATCTATGGCACCATTAATGTAGACTATATGTCCATGCCCCATATGGCCTAGAATTATAGTTACATCTGGAAATACATCTGCCAATGATCCGAAATGCCATGGTAGAGACCATGGTGGATGCCCACAATGAAATAGTACGGGGATTTTAAGCTTCCTTGCCAACTCCATTATTGGATGAACTATATCTTGATCTGGTAGGAAGGAATCTATTAGGGGATGCATTTTAATACCCTTAAACCCGAATTTCAAAACATAATTTTCGATGAGCTTCAAAGCCTCTTCCCCATTATGTGGATTAACCCAAACCAATCCAACAATCCTTTTAGGGTAACGTTTAACAGCATTTAAAGTTAAATCGTTGGGTAATGAGAAAACCACCGAAACAGTAATGCCATAATCATCCATAATTTTAATCATAGACTCAACATCTAAACTCACATTGAACAATGGGAAATTTCCAAGGTGTGTATGGGAATCAATTATTAACGGTATACATCATCACCCCCTCAAAATCACATGAAATACTCCTTCCCAATGGATTTCCTGATAACCGCTAATAATGGTACTGTAATAGCAATATCAATTGCACTTAATGGGAAGAATGTCAATAGGTC is a window from the Candidatus Methanomethylicota archaeon genome containing:
- a CDS encoding 50S ribosomal protein L35ae, which codes for MEGVLLSMRRGGGGRQYLRQAIIKVGDDAVKIFNRLVGRKVIWVHPKTGEKFIGKIVRLHGRNSGCVIAYFRKQPPFQALGTKVQIT
- a CDS encoding polysaccharide pyruvyl transferase family protein translates to MLRFKRNIAVFGYYGAGNLGDDVILYAIVKRLSRFINKSRIVVVSSQLNANLQFIRLRYGVEAVSLRDPLGFLKVLFSSKVLVLGGGGILQPGFTIFSIFLYSLLFKLSGCKVVLLSVGVEFPHSFSLIDKFLVRLLVEVSDVVTVRDLVSRAFLNSLAVSKPILVFRDLSYLIYDDLSRFRSNFENFEFNGGGDPYIILVLKDISSNVMPLMGEHLDLHYLVNVLSDFCNYLIDVRGVKVYFLIAQHGLKSDLNIALKVLKNVNNLSMVHVAFYGSMPFNRLLDLLRESICVISMRLHPLILASMMGKPVIGLSYSNKVKTFMYENDLGGFLIDLTRPYDSHSFKLIFRRVLNDSESFTYNYVEGYYHEVLSKAFIVESFLEQNI
- a CDS encoding NAD(P)-binding domain-containing protein → MVTTYRLFVTRELFKDVIEKLSRYYEVEVWDKYTPPPYETLIEKVKDVDAMVSLLTDRIDCNLISKAKRLRIIAQYAVGFDNIDLECATRNGIYVTNTPGVLTESTAELTWALILAVSRRIVEADNFVRWGEWWRTGTAWHPKMMLGTELMGKTLGIIGLGRIGSRVAEIGKAFKMRIIYYDVNRNFEIEKQLSIEYKSLEELLREADIVSIHVPLTKETYHLINEEKLRLMKRNAIIINTARGAVIDTKALIKALSENWIAGVGLDVFEEEPLPPNHPLTAFKNAVIVPHIGSATYEARHAMAEIVAENLIAFHQGRVPPNLVNKEVVNVRKPGFQ
- a CDS encoding amidohydrolase family protein, producing MIKIMDDYGITVSVVFSLPNDLTLNAVKRYPKRIVGLVWVNPHNGEEALKLIENYVLKFGFKGIKMHPLIDSFLPDQDIVHPIMELARKLKIPVLFHCGHPPWSLPWHFGSLADVFPDVTIILGHMGHGHIVYINGAIDVAKKHENILLETSGMPMHSKILEASRTIGADRVLYGSDMPFGHPAFEIEKVKVSGVNKNELELILGLNALKVFNIKL
- a CDS encoding regulator — protein: MSITLSPIGREDIKNLETALLIETLFRKDVLEALKDPSQRITWLTSLGIAAGALAREKAKMTTKQIAEELGITEATVRSHLTGKTKAGQLVRETYEKFLKEGVTMKSIEILLSKDEITNKISELEKTIEEMKKKIDELKSLLK
- a CDS encoding DUF885 domain-containing protein translates to MNKNDLKAKLIELDEKVLKIYMEKMKEILVPSMEEINALLNEIKSIREEAYKLRANVKEEDVENSVWVNHIIELMDCWEVGIKEGMRQPSRYLRGIGFRIFKVIEDEKKGLKEKSEEIKNISTKVAKLLPAVHEICLKVDDDRVKRALKCLEGLKRDLEKYSKILEEMKVKMEEEEKWKGEIVNELKNIGNTIEEYIPKIRGIIGTNREVIEDIPYEELMMKHYGIPIKWVMGWYIEELEKAKWKFKELARKIDPNKEPLQVLRERIHVPYNTPEEMFKAMEEFLEIAKKNAKEYIEFPDEVTCKVIGLKEFEKDVYPMGHAGGPDPLEGGLESYVALNQYNYKAFSRGWLMMMAIHEAYYGHNIHSIKVGLANIPKTFKIGSGIATPISEGLAHRGEELLQHIYGDEAFPLLVAWRRVQTTLRIYIDIGLFHTKTLTPEDAVKLYMDVMGFDEQTSRGLVEWHLENRGYNVCYFTGYKMIEELRKHTNISEKEFSNTLFSAGFISINNAKRLLKIKEKIPWEE
- a CDS encoding KaiC domain-containing protein, encoding MVEKVKTGIPGLDEILNGGIPRRNVVLLAGGPGTGKTIMGQQFLYYGLKNNEPGIYVALEEHPVQVRINMQQFGWDVKDYEDEGKFAVIDAFTAGIGEAAKREKYVVPSPDDFPTLTDLVRQAIRDLNAKRVVVDSVTTLYITKPAVARSIVLQLKKVLSGLGTTSILVSQVSVTERGFGGPGVEHAADGIIRLDLDEVRGKLYRSIIVWKMRGTAHSMQRHPFEITDKGIVIYPDKTLSVDRGVSA
- a CDS encoding LysE family translocator, whose product is MNVRKLVSLTLAITLSGALSPGPLSASAIVTGASIGLFGGLLIALGHMIVELPYVTMLYKLINQFKKFLMKMKVKLVLNVIVTFFLAYFSYLLIKDSINIFQSGAFSFTELNLTVLNPLEAVGIGVILTGFNAYFLTWWLTVGYPLIEESAKYGVKGLSVMYVSHVWMDYAWLALLASGGNAIKLLGSMPYALLLLIIALMLMVFATKIGLDTIKMVFK